From the Candidatus Nomurabacteria bacterium genome, one window contains:
- a CDS encoding DUF3298 domain-containing protein — MKNKIFLPIFFILFLGLFIFGLVEFGPDLTDNSTPVIENTEEQMGETVPKVFLEDGETYSIKANYPETDSQDITIYIDDAIAAFKVLVAPVSVGLSSGEYILDINYSVIESAKINTYIVKNYTYTGGAHGFEDTKTFSYKKDDNKTVTLDDLFKKDGYIPALSEVVKDAVLDLLGEDANIDMVEAGTSQAIENFERFYVTDDSIVFIFPPYAVAPYSEGTVEVSISVNTLGGMIDLDYFSI, encoded by the coding sequence ATGAAAAATAAGATATTTTTACCAATATTTTTTATACTTTTTTTAGGCCTATTTATATTTGGTCTTGTTGAATTCGGCCCTGATCTTACAGATAATAGTACTCCTGTGATAGAAAATACAGAAGAACAAATGGGCGAGACTGTCCCAAAGGTCTTTTTGGAGGATGGTGAAACTTACTCTATTAAAGCTAATTATCCAGAAACAGACAGCCAAGACATCACTATATACATAGATGACGCAATAGCCGCATTTAAAGTGCTTGTAGCGCCAGTTTCAGTCGGTTTATCAAGTGGGGAATACATCTTGGATATAAATTACTCTGTTATAGAATCTGCAAAAATAAATACTTATATTGTTAAAAATTATACATATACTGGTGGAGCTCATGGTTTTGAAGATACTAAAACTTTTTCTTATAAGAAAGACGACAATAAAACAGTAACGTTGGATGATTTGTTTAAAAAAGATGGATATATCCCCGCTCTTTCTGAAGTTGTTAAGGATGCTGTATTAGATTTGCTAGGAGAAGACGCTAATATAGATATGGTAGAAGCAGGTACTAGTCAAGCAATAGAAAATTTTGAACGTTTTTATGTAACTGATGATAGTATTGTATTCATATTTCCTCCATATGCGGTTGCCCCGTATTCAGAAGGTACTGTTGAGGTAAGTATATCTGTTAATACTCTTGGAGGGATGATTGATTTGGATTACTTTTCAATCTAG
- the tgt gene encoding tRNA guanosine(34) transglycosylase Tgt has translation MNGFSFSIETRSKNGLARAGVIKTPHGEIKTPAFVTVATKGTAKALTPEMLIDAGVQVALANTYHMYLQPGDELVEKAGGLGKFMNWSLPTMTDSGGFQVFSLGAAYGKDISKITKITDPNLQIAERSIDSELPRLASIGNDGVSFRSHLDGSLHYITPERSIEIQHNLGADMIFAFDECTSPTETERYQEESLDRTHAWAKRSLIHHHKLLAENKKQIALFGIVQGARFENLRKKSAQVLSEMKTEEGCEFDGFGIGGSFAKVDMESAVEWTTKILPEHKPRHLLGIGEPEDLLMGIERGIDLFDCVLPTRNGRNGTLYTRKGKINIMNAQFVEDFTSIDNKCDCYTCKNYTRAYVSHLFRAKEMLAATLASIHNIYFLTHLVIGAREALVEGRFEEYKDVFLKEYLS, from the coding sequence ATGAACGGATTTTCATTTTCCATAGAAACTCGAAGTAAAAATGGTCTTGCGCGCGCAGGTGTTATAAAGACTCCGCACGGGGAAATAAAAACCCCGGCTTTTGTTACAGTGGCAACAAAAGGTACTGCAAAAGCATTAACACCAGAAATGTTGATTGATGCAGGTGTGCAGGTGGCACTCGCAAACACTTATCACATGTATCTGCAACCAGGAGACGAGCTTGTAGAAAAAGCTGGAGGCTTGGGTAAGTTTATGAATTGGTCCTTACCTACAATGACAGATTCTGGGGGATTCCAAGTTTTCTCACTTGGAGCTGCGTATGGAAAAGATATTTCAAAGATTACTAAAATCACTGATCCAAATTTACAAATAGCAGAACGTTCTATAGATTCTGAATTACCAAGATTGGCTTCTATTGGAAACGATGGAGTTTCTTTTAGATCACACTTGGACGGATCGCTCCACTACATTACACCAGAGCGCTCAATCGAAATCCAACACAATCTGGGAGCAGATATGATATTTGCTTTTGATGAATGCACGTCTCCAACAGAGACTGAAAGGTATCAAGAAGAGTCTTTAGACAGAACTCATGCTTGGGCAAAGCGTTCACTGATTCATCATCACAAGCTCCTAGCTGAAAATAAAAAACAAATAGCTCTGTTTGGGATTGTTCAAGGTGCGCGTTTTGAAAATCTACGTAAAAAATCTGCACAAGTTTTAAGTGAAATGAAAACAGAAGAAGGTTGTGAATTTGATGGATTTGGGATTGGTGGATCTTTTGCAAAAGTAGATATGGAAAGTGCTGTAGAATGGACGACAAAAATTTTACCAGAACATAAACCAAGACACTTGCTCGGTATAGGTGAGCCAGAAGATTTACTCATGGGAATTGAGCGTGGAATAGACTTGTTTGACTGCGTGTTGCCGACTCGTAACGGGCGAAATGGTACCTTGTACACACGGAAAGGTAAGATCAATATTATGAACGCTCAGTTTGTAGAAGATTTTACCTCTATAGATAATAAATGTGATTGCTATACTTGTAAAAATTATACACGTGCCTACGTATCACATCTTTTTCGTGCAAAGGAAATGCTAGCAGCAACACTAGCATCTATACACAATATTTATTTTTTGACACACTTGGTAATAGGTGCGCGTGAAGCTTTGGTTGAGGGTAGATTTGAAGAGTATAAAGATGTTTTTCTAAAAGAATACCTAAGTTAG
- a CDS encoding rod shape-determining protein MreC has translation MNYLLNKRKRNKKIALASGVFIFILVFILSTTRTLSPLGGIFDWVATPFWRTGNWVSSSVNNFRDSKVNKNKLIEENEILNSQILSMQATMIELEAKAKETDSLLEIFGRSSQSNIGLLAVILSRPPQSPYDTLVIDQGQNNGVVVGDKVFAYGNIPIGFVAEVYNSTSKVTLYSQSKNLTNVVLSDSNLSVDLVGRGGQNFEAILPRDVSIPIGTFASLPSISSIPVAVVSSVISDPRDPFQRILLTSPVNVRYLKYIEIKK, from the coding sequence ATGAATTACCTCCTAAATAAAAGAAAAAGAAACAAGAAGATTGCTCTTGCATCAGGTGTTTTTATATTTATTTTGGTTTTTATTTTATCTACAACCAGAACACTGTCTCCGCTAGGAGGGATTTTTGATTGGGTGGCTACTCCTTTTTGGAGGACAGGGAATTGGGTGAGCTCATCAGTAAATAATTTTAGAGATTCAAAAGTAAATAAAAATAAATTAATTGAAGAAAATGAAATTTTGAATTCCCAGATTCTTTCAATGCAGGCAACTATGATTGAACTTGAAGCAAAGGCAAAAGAGACCGATTCACTCCTTGAAATTTTTGGACGTTCTAGTCAGTCAAATATTGGCTTGCTTGCTGTCATACTTTCGAGACCACCACAGAGTCCATACGATACACTTGTAATTGATCAGGGACAAAACAATGGCGTAGTTGTCGGAGATAAAGTTTTTGCCTATGGAAACATACCGATTGGTTTTGTTGCAGAAGTTTACAATTCTACATCTAAAGTTACTTTATATTCACAATCAAAAAATTTAACCAATGTCGTTTTATCTGATTCTAATTTGTCTGTAGATTTAGTGGGTCGTGGAGGACAGAATTTTGAAGCAATATTACCAAGAGATGTTTCTATTCCAATTGGGACATTTGCGTCGCTCCCCTCAATTAGTAGCATTCCTGTTGCTGTTGTATCTAGTGTTATATCTGACCCGAGAGATCCTTTTCAAAGAATTCTATTAACCAGTCCGGTAAACGTACGATATTTGAAATATATTGAAATAAAAAAATAA
- the tsf gene encoding translation elongation factor Ts — protein sequence MSIQITTEEVKKLRDATGVSVMQCKKALEETEGDMEKAIMLLKKKSSDIASKKSDREALAGIVVIKQTSGKAIMLTLNCETDFVAKNDDFIALANKLADMAINEGTESVVAKSESEISPVVQKIGENIKLGGIKEYAGGIIGSYTHNGKAGVVVTLSGGTEDLARDIAMHIAAMKPEYTDRESIPEEKIELARELFTKEVEESNKPEDMKAKILEGKVDAYFKDLTLVDQTFVKNPEKTIGQLLKESGDIKILGFDRNSVI from the coding sequence ATGTCTATACAAATAACAACCGAAGAAGTTAAAAAATTACGTGACGCAACAGGAGTATCTGTTATGCAATGCAAAAAAGCTCTCGAAGAAACTGAGGGTGATATGGAGAAGGCAATAATGCTTCTCAAGAAGAAGTCTAGTGATATTGCAAGTAAAAAATCTGACCGTGAAGCGCTTGCTGGAATCGTGGTTATCAAGCAGACTAGCGGTAAAGCTATCATGCTTACACTTAACTGCGAGACTGATTTCGTAGCAAAAAACGATGACTTCATAGCACTAGCAAATAAATTGGCTGACATGGCAATCAACGAAGGAACAGAATCTGTGGTAGCAAAATCTGAATCTGAAATCAGTCCAGTAGTTCAAAAGATTGGTGAAAACATCAAACTTGGTGGAATAAAAGAATATGCAGGGGGTATCATAGGTTCATACACTCATAACGGCAAGGCTGGAGTTGTAGTGACACTATCAGGAGGTACAGAAGACCTAGCGCGCGATATAGCTATGCACATAGCAGCAATGAAGCCAGAATACACAGACCGAGAAAGTATTCCAGAAGAAAAGATTGAGCTCGCTAGAGAACTTTTCACAAAAGAAGTCGAAGAGAGCAACAAACCAGAAGATATGAAAGCAAAAATCCTAGAAGGCAAGGTTGATGCTTACTTCAAAGATCTAACTCTTGTGGATCAAACATTTGTTAAAAATCCTGAAAAAACAATTGGTCAACTTCTAAAAGAATCTGGGGATATAAAAATTCTTGGGTTTGATAGAAATAGTGTAATATAA
- the mscL gene encoding large-conductance mechanosensitive channel protein MscL translates to MIKEFKEFAIKGNMLDLAVGVVIGSAFGKIVSSLVSDVIMPPLGLLIGNVDFSKKVLVLREASGDLGAVTLNYGLFINNCLDFIIIAFSIFIIIKQINRFKRKQESEVTTKECPFCISSIPLKATKCRECGSDQ, encoded by the coding sequence ATGATCAAAGAATTCAAAGAATTTGCAATAAAAGGAAACATGCTGGATTTGGCTGTTGGTGTGGTTATAGGTAGCGCGTTTGGTAAAATTGTTAGCTCTTTAGTGAGTGACGTTATTATGCCCCCACTCGGATTACTTATAGGAAACGTAGATTTTTCAAAAAAAGTATTGGTACTCAGAGAAGCATCTGGAGACCTAGGAGCTGTAACATTGAATTATGGATTATTTATAAACAACTGTTTAGATTTTATAATAATCGCATTTTCAATTTTTATAATCATAAAACAAATAAATAGATTTAAAAGGAAGCAAGAATCTGAGGTTACAACAAAAGAGTGCCCTTTCTGTATATCTAGTATCCCTTTAAAGGCTACAAAATGTCGTGAATGTGGTTCAGATCAATAA
- the uvrB gene encoding excinuclease ABC subunit UvrB → MADNIFKLKSDWDPSGDQPKAIKELMTGLDKGMQKQTLLGATGTGKTFTIANVIAKNNKPTLVIAHNKTLAAQLAQEYREFFPDAAVHYFVSYYDFYQPEAYLPTTDTYIEKDAQINEEIDRLRHASTQALLTRKDVIIVASVSCIYGLGSPEQYQKEHLMLSVGDKAVRNDLLRSLVGIHYTRTNADLNSGQFRSLGNRIDIMPVSETFMYQIFVDKNKISEILIVDPVSSHVLEKPKSMFLFPAKHFLTDPKQKDIAIKAIQKELKDQLKYFEKEGKLLEAERIKRRTTYDLAMIKEVGYCSGIENYSRHLSGKSAGEPPETLLSYFPHDKKGKPEFLTVIDESHVTLPQLRGMYAGDASRKGTLVEFGFRLPSAKDNRPLRYEEFSERIGQVIYTSATPSLIEREESVQIVEQIIRPTGLLDPEIILKPILEKNGYGGQIQDFINESEVTIKRGFRVIATTLTKKMAEDLSVYLKDKKIKAEYLHSEVKTIDRIRILTQFRKGDFDVLVGVNLLREGLDLPEVALIGILDADKEGFLRSDVSLIQTIGRAARNAEGRVILYADRLTDSMKRAIDETTRRRNIQIAYNKKHGITPKTIMKRIKDITEEMDSKHDKAVMGELALDIDLFKKVYAKELNKKEKNESKTIKKLLLSDEEREKLVYDKIIKIKERDMNKAVKELDFETAAILRDEIIVLNKRLTASHAPKIEENKKAEN, encoded by the coding sequence ATGGCAGACAATATTTTTAAATTAAAAAGTGACTGGGATCCGTCGGGTGATCAACCCAAAGCAATAAAAGAGCTTATGACTGGATTGGATAAGGGTATGCAGAAGCAGACCCTTTTGGGTGCGACTGGAACAGGTAAGACATTTACGATTGCAAATGTAATTGCAAAAAACAACAAACCCACACTTGTTATTGCTCACAATAAGACCCTTGCTGCGCAGCTTGCTCAGGAGTATCGTGAATTTTTCCCCGATGCAGCAGTGCACTACTTTGTCTCATATTACGACTTCTACCAACCAGAAGCGTATTTGCCGACTACTGATACATATATTGAAAAAGATGCTCAAATAAATGAAGAGATTGATCGCCTTCGTCATGCTTCTACTCAAGCCCTACTTACTCGAAAGGATGTAATTATAGTTGCGTCAGTGTCTTGTATCTACGGACTCGGCTCCCCAGAGCAATACCAAAAAGAGCATTTGATGTTATCAGTTGGAGATAAAGCTGTGCGCAATGACCTGCTTCGTAGTCTCGTCGGGATTCACTATACTCGTACAAATGCAGATCTAAATTCTGGACAATTCCGATCTCTCGGCAATCGTATAGATATCATGCCCGTGTCTGAGACTTTTATGTATCAGATTTTTGTCGATAAAAATAAAATTTCTGAGATATTGATTGTTGATCCAGTTTCTTCTCATGTTTTAGAAAAACCGAAAAGTATGTTTCTTTTTCCAGCAAAGCACTTTCTCACTGATCCAAAGCAGAAAGATATTGCCATAAAAGCAATTCAGAAAGAATTAAAAGATCAATTAAAATATTTTGAAAAAGAGGGCAAGCTTCTAGAAGCAGAGCGTATAAAACGTCGAACTACATATGACCTTGCGATGATAAAAGAGGTCGGGTATTGTTCTGGTATTGAAAACTATTCTAGACATTTGTCTGGTAAGTCGGCAGGTGAGCCACCAGAGACACTGCTCTCATATTTTCCTCATGATAAAAAAGGTAAGCCAGAATTTTTGACTGTGATAGACGAATCTCATGTAACACTTCCACAACTACGCGGAATGTATGCAGGTGATGCTTCTAGAAAAGGCACCTTGGTTGAATTCGGGTTTCGATTGCCTTCTGCAAAAGACAACCGTCCACTGCGCTACGAAGAATTTAGTGAACGAATTGGACAGGTGATATATACATCTGCAACTCCAAGTCTTATAGAGCGTGAAGAGTCTGTTCAGATAGTAGAGCAGATTATTCGCCCAACAGGATTGCTCGATCCAGAAATTATTCTAAAGCCGATTCTAGAAAAAAATGGATATGGTGGACAGATACAAGATTTTATAAATGAATCAGAAGTCACAATAAAGCGTGGTTTTAGAGTTATTGCTACAACCCTTACTAAAAAGATGGCGGAAGATTTGTCTGTATACCTAAAAGACAAAAAGATAAAAGCTGAGTATCTTCATAGTGAGGTAAAAACTATAGATCGTATCCGCATCCTTACCCAATTCCGTAAAGGAGATTTTGATGTACTCGTAGGAGTAAACTTGCTTCGCGAAGGTCTAGATCTTCCTGAAGTTGCGCTTATTGGAATTCTCGATGCTGACAAAGAGGGCTTTTTGCGTAGTGATGTATCACTTATACAGACGATCGGCCGTGCGGCTCGTAATGCCGAAGGTAGAGTAATTCTCTATGCGGATAGACTCACAGACTCAATGAAAAGAGCTATTGATGAGACAACTCGTCGTAGAAATATTCAAATTGCGTATAACAAAAAACATGGCATTACTCCAAAAACTATAATGAAGCGCATAAAAGATATTACCGAGGAGATGGATAGCAAGCATGATAAAGCTGTGATGGGTGAGCTTGCACTCGATATAGATTTGTTCAAAAAAGTATATGCAAAAGAGTTGAATAAAAAAGAGAAGAATGAGTCCAAGACTATAAAGAAACTTCTACTCTCAGATGAAGAGCGCGAGAAGCTTGTATATGACAAGATTATAAAAATCAAAGAGCGCGATATGAACAAGGCTGTAAAAGAGCTCGATTTTGAGACCGCAGCAATACTCCGTGATGAGATAATAGTTTTGAACAAAAGATTGACTGCATCTCATGCTCCAAAAATTGAGGAAAATAAAAAAGCAGAAAATTAA
- a CDS encoding prolyl-tRNA synthetase — MKQSQLFTKTKKESPADEVAKNAELLIKGGFVEKVMAGVYGYLPLGLRVLKKIENIIREEMNAIGGQEITLTALQEKSTWEPTNQWADDQVDVWFKTKLKNETELGLGVTHEAPMTIMMKDFVQSYRDLPRYVYQFQTKFRNETRAKSGIMRTREFVMKDLYSFSKDEAEHNEFYERSKVAYKNIFNRTGIGHLTYMTFASGGMFSKFSHEFQTITGAGEDTIYVDESKGIAINKEVYTDEIIESLGLSKDTLVENRAVEVGNIFTLGTRFSDALGLKYQTETGESKSAFMGSYGIGPARLMGTVVEVLSDDRGIIWPESIAPFRVHLLVLGDSEDARAQAENLYQILNKNNVEVLFDDRSGVSAGEKFADADLIGIPYRLVVSDRSIKDGGVEIKKRNEEKGSVVAFSEVIEKIK; from the coding sequence ATGAAGCAATCACAACTATTCACTAAAACTAAAAAGGAAAGCCCTGCGGACGAGGTTGCAAAGAACGCAGAGCTTCTTATCAAGGGCGGTTTTGTAGAAAAAGTAATGGCCGGTGTTTACGGCTACTTACCACTCGGACTTCGTGTTTTGAAGAAGATTGAAAATATAATCCGTGAAGAAATGAATGCAATTGGGGGTCAAGAAATTACTCTTACTGCGCTTCAAGAGAAGTCTACATGGGAACCTACGAACCAGTGGGCAGATGATCAGGTTGATGTCTGGTTTAAAACAAAACTGAAAAACGAAACAGAGCTCGGGCTTGGTGTTACTCACGAAGCGCCGATGACTATCATGATGAAAGATTTTGTTCAGTCATATCGAGATCTGCCTAGATATGTGTATCAGTTCCAAACAAAGTTTCGAAATGAAACTCGTGCTAAAAGTGGAATTATGCGTACACGTGAATTTGTGATGAAGGATCTATATTCTTTTTCAAAAGACGAAGCTGAGCACAATGAATTCTATGAGCGCTCGAAAGTTGCTTACAAGAATATTTTCAATCGCACAGGAATCGGACATCTTACATATATGACTTTTGCATCAGGAGGAATGTTCTCGAAGTTTTCTCATGAGTTCCAGACTATTACAGGGGCGGGCGAAGACACTATATATGTAGACGAAAGCAAAGGTATTGCTATAAACAAAGAAGTTTACACTGATGAGATTATAGAAAGCCTTGGTCTATCAAAAGACACCTTGGTTGAAAATAGGGCTGTAGAAGTAGGAAACATCTTCACTTTAGGCACTCGCTTCTCCGATGCTTTAGGTTTGAAGTATCAAACAGAAACAGGTGAAAGCAAGTCTGCATTTATGGGTTCATACGGCATTGGTCCAGCTCGTCTAATGGGGACTGTCGTTGAAGTATTGTCTGATGATAGAGGAATTATCTGGCCAGAATCAATCGCGCCATTTCGTGTGCACCTACTAGTACTTGGAGATAGTGAGGATGCGAGAGCGCAGGCAGAAAATTTGTATCAAATTTTAAATAAAAACAATGTAGAGGTTTTATTTGATGATAGAAGCGGTGTTTCTGCGGGTGAAAAATTTGCAGATGCAGACTTGATTGGTATTCCATATAGACTTGTTGTATCAGATAGGAGTATCAAAGATGGTGGAGTGGAGATTAAAAAAAGAAATGAAGAAAAGGGAAGCGTGGTCGCATTTTCAGAAGTGATAGAAAAAATAAAATAA
- a CDS encoding MGMT family protein has product MDNRSEKFKDRVYRVVKNIPKGKVLTYKQVAELSGSPLAYRAVGTILSNNYNPLVPCHRVIKSNGDLGEYNRGKNKKVSLLKKEGYIHTKKQKNLVN; this is encoded by the coding sequence GTGGACAATAGATCTGAAAAATTTAAAGATAGGGTTTATAGGGTAGTTAAAAATATTCCAAAAGGAAAAGTATTAACCTACAAGCAAGTTGCAGAACTTTCTGGTAGTCCTCTTGCTTATAGGGCGGTTGGTACTATTTTGTCCAATAACTACAATCCTCTGGTGCCATGTCATAGGGTCATAAAATCCAATGGAGATCTAGGTGAATATAATCGAGGTAAGAACAAGAAGGTATCTCTCTTGAAGAAAGAAGGATATATTCATACAAAAAAACAAAAAAACCTCGTAAATTAA
- the rpsB gene encoding 30S ribosomal protein S2: MQNQKDTIDALFKVGAHFGYSKTRRHSSAKKFIFGTKNKVDIIDLEKTYVMLEDAKKVMHDLKAGGKIILFVGTKPEAREIIRSTASSLGMPYVADRWVGGLLTNFPEVKKRIAYFEDIRTKKEKGELDMFTKKERLLIEKDLERMTHNFGGVANIKRVPDAMFVVDPKKEHIAVTEALKSGIPVVAIANTDCNLKAVNFPIIANDGSRGSIEYIVNTLKEALID; the protein is encoded by the coding sequence ATGCAAAATCAAAAAGACACCATTGATGCGTTGTTTAAAGTTGGCGCACACTTTGGATACTCAAAGACGAGACGACACTCATCTGCGAAGAAGTTTATCTTCGGAACAAAAAACAAAGTCGACATTATTGACCTTGAGAAAACATACGTAATGCTCGAGGATGCAAAGAAAGTCATGCATGACCTAAAGGCTGGTGGAAAGATAATTCTTTTCGTAGGAACAAAGCCTGAGGCTCGCGAGATTATCCGTTCTACTGCTAGCTCACTCGGTATGCCATATGTAGCAGATCGTTGGGTTGGAGGACTTCTTACAAACTTCCCTGAAGTAAAGAAGCGCATCGCATATTTTGAAGATATCCGCACAAAGAAAGAAAAAGGTGAACTAGATATGTTCACAAAAAAAGAACGTCTTCTAATCGAAAAAGATTTGGAACGCATGACTCACAACTTTGGTGGTGTAGCAAATATCAAAAGAGTTCCAGATGCAATGTTTGTAGTTGACCCTAAAAAAGAGCACATAGCAGTTACAGAGGCTCTAAAAAGTGGTATCCCAGTTGTAGCTATAGCAAACACTGACTGTAATCTAAAAGCTGTAAACTTCCCTATTATTGCAAACGATGGATCACGAGGAAGTATTGAATACATAGTAAACACTCTAAAGGAAGCCTTAATTGATTAA
- a CDS encoding DUF1653 domain-containing protein — protein MEKPKLVRPADAPENGFYRHCKRTDDMPEGEYVYEVIGVGPHTETGEIFVTYRPLYQSNVYLAGMMVDNRSLHDLDGNGFMDPKITPDGSVERFVRVIDEEEIKRLSYIRDKMYK, from the coding sequence ATGGAAAAACCAAAATTAGTTCGCCCTGCGGACGCTCCAGAGAACGGTTTCTACAGACACTGTAAAAGGACAGATGATATGCCAGAAGGTGAGTATGTGTACGAAGTTATCGGCGTTGGTCCGCATACTGAAACAGGTGAAATTTTTGTGACCTATAGACCTCTTTATCAATCTAATGTTTATCTGGCTGGTATGATGGTTGATAATCGGTCATTACATGATTTAGACGGAAACGGATTTATGGACCCCAAGATTACACCTGATGGATCAGTAGAAAGATTTGTTCGTGTGATAGATGAGGAAGAGATAAAAAGACTCTCGTATATTAGAGACAAAATGTACAAATGA
- a CDS encoding rod shape-determining protein gives MFEKFQNSLSNDIGIDLGTANTLVYLKGHGIVINEPSVVAVNTKTNQIVAVGTEAKEMLGRTPGHIRAIRPLIDGVISDFEITEEMLSYHIGKAEKISKKFLRPRVVIGVPSGITNVETRAVYDAARSAGAREVHIIEEPMAAAIGIRLPIMDPVGSMVIDIGGGTTDIAVIALGGIVKSKNLHVAGDRLNNDIVTYLKDEFKLLIGEKTAESVKIAIGSVMPGKFMEITVRGRDLVTGLPREVVVTDTDVREAIAVSIRALIDGIKEVLETTPPEVLSDIMNRGIILVGGGALIQGLDTLLQTVLKMPVYTAEDPLSAVAIGAGIVLEDLSLYNQVLVNSQKDELPPK, from the coding sequence ATGTTTGAAAAGTTTCAAAACTCACTTTCAAACGATATCGGTATTGATCTCGGTACCGCCAATACTCTCGTATATCTAAAAGGTCACGGGATTGTTATCAATGAGCCTTCAGTCGTTGCTGTAAATACAAAAACAAATCAGATTGTTGCTGTGGGTACTGAAGCAAAAGAAATGTTGGGCCGTACGCCGGGACATATCCGAGCTATAAGGCCACTTATAGATGGTGTTATTTCTGATTTTGAAATTACAGAAGAAATGCTTTCTTATCACATAGGTAAGGCTGAAAAAATTTCAAAGAAGTTTTTGCGTCCACGTGTGGTGATTGGGGTTCCTTCGGGAATTACAAATGTTGAGACTAGAGCAGTATATGACGCGGCTCGTTCTGCTGGTGCGCGTGAGGTCCATATAATCGAAGAGCCTATGGCTGCAGCTATAGGGATTAGATTACCGATCATGGACCCTGTAGGTTCTATGGTGATAGATATTGGTGGAGGTACTACAGATATCGCGGTTATTGCTCTTGGTGGAATCGTAAAATCCAAGAATCTTCATGTGGCTGGAGATAGACTGAACAATGATATTGTTACTTATCTAAAAGATGAATTTAAATTACTGATCGGAGAAAAAACTGCTGAAAGTGTAAAAATAGCTATTGGTTCAGTTATGCCAGGAAAATTTATGGAAATAACTGTTCGAGGTAGAGACTTGGTTACAGGATTGCCTCGTGAAGTTGTTGTTACTGATACAGATGTCCGTGAGGCAATAGCAGTATCTATTAGAGCACTGATTGATGGGATAAAAGAAGTTTTAGAAACTACCCCTCCGGAAGTTTTGTCAGATATTATGAACAGAGGAATTATTCTCGTAGGAGGCGGTGCGCTAATACAAGGTCTCGATACACTACTTCAGACAGTTTTGAAAATGCCAGTTTATACTGCAGAAGACCCTCTATCTGCTGTTGCAATAGGCGCTGGGATTGTACTTGAAGATTTGTCTTTATATAACCAGGTATTAGTAAATTCACAAAAGGATGAATTACCTCCTAAATAA